A window of Amycolatopsis australiensis contains these coding sequences:
- a CDS encoding tryptophan 2,3-dioxygenase: MTEHSQATQEALSYTSYLALDEVLNAQRMRSDEHDELLFIVIHQVYELWFKQILHELTFLQENLEAGNTAHSIRTLRRILTILKVAVAQIDVLETMTPSQFTSFRTRLDASSGFQSAQFRELEAVLGRRDERVFAHYPEGGEQRKRIAEAMARPSLFDSFLAYLKASGYSVECDRDVTRPVEPSPALQAILLDVYSDDGGPSVVAECLVDLDEGMQEWRYRHVKMVERTIGDKTGTGGSSGATYLRTTLFQPMFPDLWAVRSRL; this comes from the coding sequence ATGACCGAACACAGCCAAGCCACACAGGAAGCCTTGAGCTACACCTCGTACCTCGCGCTGGACGAGGTGCTGAACGCGCAGCGCATGCGGTCCGACGAGCACGACGAGCTGCTGTTCATCGTGATCCACCAGGTGTACGAGCTGTGGTTCAAGCAGATCCTGCACGAATTGACATTCCTGCAGGAAAACCTCGAAGCGGGCAATACCGCCCACTCGATCCGCACGCTGCGCCGGATCCTCACGATCCTCAAGGTCGCCGTCGCGCAGATCGACGTGCTGGAAACCATGACGCCCAGCCAGTTCACCAGTTTCCGCACCCGTTTGGACGCTTCGAGCGGCTTCCAGTCGGCCCAGTTCCGCGAGCTGGAAGCCGTGCTGGGGCGGCGTGACGAGCGCGTGTTCGCGCACTACCCCGAAGGCGGCGAGCAGCGGAAACGCATTGCCGAAGCGATGGCGCGGCCGTCGTTGTTCGACTCTTTTCTCGCGTATCTCAAGGCTTCTGGCTATTCCGTCGAATGTGACCGAGACGTCACTCGACCGGTGGAGCCGTCCCCGGCCCTGCAGGCGATATTGCTGGACGTGTACAGCGACGACGGCGGACCGTCGGTCGTCGCGGAATGTCTGGTCGATCTCGACGAAGGGATGCAGGAGTGGCGCTACCGGCACGTGAAGATGGTCGAACGCACCATCGGCGACAAGACCGGGACGGGAGGATCATCCGGCGCGACCTACCTGCGTACCACGCTTTTCCAGCCGATGTTCCCGGATCTCTGGGCCGTA
- a CDS encoding PaaX family transcriptional regulator yields MPADAFEAGPQELVVTLLGSYVHPRETRRVWSGGLVAVLAELGFSDGAARIALTRLVRRGLLERHREGRTVHYSLTRRTIALLADGDHRIFSLGRRERAAGEWTVLWQSIPESRRQARERLVRRLRFLGFGPYSDGTWIAPHDREAEVVALLGELAVTEHAGLLLGRPSAALDVRRFAGRAWDLDDLAARYTAFVDQFGGYAGKDLSDAEAFDVRTRLVHTFRAFPSLDPELPADLVPAPDRRAAAVELFHDLYTALADSAQRHFDEVTKG; encoded by the coding sequence ATGCCCGCCGATGCCTTCGAAGCCGGCCCCCAGGAGCTGGTCGTGACGTTGCTGGGCAGCTACGTGCACCCGCGCGAGACCCGGCGGGTGTGGTCCGGCGGCCTGGTCGCGGTGCTCGCCGAGCTGGGCTTCTCCGACGGCGCGGCCCGGATCGCGCTGACCCGGCTCGTGCGCCGCGGCCTCCTGGAACGCCATCGCGAAGGCCGGACCGTGCACTACTCGCTGACCCGCCGCACCATCGCGCTGCTCGCCGACGGCGACCACCGGATCTTCTCCCTCGGCCGCCGCGAGCGGGCCGCCGGCGAGTGGACGGTGCTGTGGCAGAGCATCCCGGAGAGCCGCCGGCAGGCCAGGGAACGCCTGGTCCGGAGGCTGCGGTTCCTCGGGTTCGGGCCCTACTCCGACGGCACCTGGATCGCCCCGCACGACCGCGAGGCCGAGGTCGTCGCCCTGCTCGGCGAGCTGGCCGTCACCGAGCACGCCGGGTTGCTGCTCGGCAGGCCGTCGGCCGCGCTGGACGTCCGCCGGTTCGCCGGCCGGGCTTGGGACCTCGACGACCTGGCCGCCCGGTACACCGCGTTCGTCGACCAGTTCGGCGGGTACGCGGGGAAGGACCTGTCCGACGCCGAAGCGTTCGACGTCCGGACGCGCCTGGTGCACACGTTCCGGGCGTTCCCGTCGCTCGACCCGGAGCTGCCCGCCGACCTGGTGCCCGCCCCGGACCGCCGGGCGGCGGCGGTCGAGCTGTTCCACGACCTGTACACCGCGCTCGCGGACTCCGCTCAGCGCCATTTCGACGAGGTGACCAAGGGATGA